The Prevotella sp. oral taxon 299 str. F0039 genome has a segment encoding these proteins:
- the murC gene encoding UDP-N-acetylmuramate--L-alanine ligase: MELNEIKAVYFIGAGGIGMSAIARYFLAKGLVVAGYDKTPTDLTRNLEKEGMLLHYEENVDEIPHACKNPLNTLVVYTPAIPSTHKELIFFRENNFDIQKRAQVLGTLTRTHKGICVAGTHGKTSTSTMCAHILHQSNVDCNAFLGGISKDYGTNYILSKDSEYVVIEADEFDRSFHWLRPYATVITSTDPDHLDIYGTKEAYLESFKHYTTLIQPGGALIIKKGLEMTPAVVDGVKVYEYSENEGDFHAENIKIENGEITFDFISPIENVYNIQLGQPVPINIENGVAAMALAQICGCTADELRYGMSSYHGVVRRFDFKIKNDKHVLLSDYAHHPKEIFQSARSLKQLYNNRKITAIFQPHLYSRTKDFYKDFAEALSLLDEVILCDIYPARELPIEGVTSKLIYDCLKDGVQKQMIHKEELLDLARERDFDVLVILGAGDIESYMPQLTKIIESKE; the protein is encoded by the coding sequence ATGGAATTAAACGAAATAAAAGCAGTATACTTCATCGGTGCGGGTGGAATTGGAATGAGTGCAATAGCTCGTTACTTCCTTGCAAAAGGACTTGTTGTTGCAGGTTACGATAAAACTCCAACCGACCTAACACGTAATTTAGAGAAAGAGGGCATGCTTCTTCACTATGAAGAGAATGTAGACGAAATACCACATGCCTGCAAGAATCCTCTAAACACATTGGTGGTATACACTCCAGCCATTCCTTCTACACATAAAGAACTTATCTTCTTCCGTGAAAATAACTTCGATATTCAAAAGAGAGCACAAGTGTTAGGAACACTAACTCGCACTCATAAAGGCATTTGCGTGGCAGGAACACATGGCAAAACATCTACTTCTACGATGTGTGCACACATTCTTCACCAGAGTAATGTAGACTGTAATGCCTTTCTTGGAGGTATTTCGAAAGACTATGGCACTAACTATATCTTATCAAAAGATAGCGAATATGTTGTAATTGAAGCCGATGAGTTCGACAGAAGCTTTCATTGGTTGCGCCCTTATGCCACTGTTATCACCTCAACAGACCCCGATCACTTAGATATTTACGGAACAAAAGAGGCTTATTTGGAAAGCTTCAAACACTATACAACACTCATTCAACCAGGCGGTGCCTTGATCATTAAAAAGGGATTAGAAATGACTCCTGCCGTAGTTGATGGTGTTAAGGTGTATGAATATAGCGAGAATGAGGGCGATTTTCATGCTGAAAACATCAAAATAGAGAATGGAGAGATTACATTCGACTTCATTTCGCCCATCGAAAACGTATATAACATTCAACTAGGACAACCTGTTCCTATCAATATTGAGAACGGAGTGGCAGCAATGGCATTGGCTCAAATATGCGGTTGCACTGCAGATGAATTGCGATATGGTATGAGTTCGTATCATGGAGTGGTGAGACGATTCGACTTTAAGATAAAGAACGACAAGCATGTGTTGCTCTCCGACTATGCACATCACCCCAAAGAGATTTTTCAAAGCGCAAGAAGTTTAAAACAACTTTATAACAATCGCAAAATAACTGCAATCTTCCAACCTCACCTTTACAGTAGAACAAAAGACTTTTATAAGGACTTTGCAGAGGCTCTTAGCTTGTTAGATGAAGTAATTTTATGTGATATCTATCCCGCAAGAGAGCTTCCAATCGAAGGAGTTACAAGTAAATTGATTTACGACTGCTTGAAAGATGGAGTTCAAAAGCAAATGATTCACAAAGAAGAATTGCTCGATTTGGCTCGTGAACGTGACTTCGATGTGCTCGTAATATTAGGTGCTGGCGACATAGAAAGCTATATGCCACAGCTCACAAAAATAATAGAATCAAAAGAATAA
- the ftsA gene encoding cell division protein FtsA: MAKEFIVAIELGSTNIIGVAGKKNIDGSISILSVIKEDSTSCINKGVVYNIDKTVQCLTNIIKRLETSLKSKVAQVYVGVGGQSIRSVKNTLIKELPLDTVVTLDMVNELMDANRSMTYPAQEVLDAITQEYKVDAQYQLDPVGIQCTRLEANLLNILWKKSFYRNLNKCFDNAGIAIAEMYLAPLALADSVLTDAEKRVGCVLVDLGAETTTVSVYYRNILRHLAVIPLGGNNITIDIASLQMDDENAEKIKLKYASAYTDSKDIDENLKYSIDEDRQVDSKTFIEIVEARLEEIIKNVWYQVPSEYTDKLLGGFIITGGVSNMKNIEKAFKQHTGVDKIRIANFVQETINSNIPEITAHNATMNTVLGLIAKGDMNCAGDELTSDLFAKENNTETTSTAVEAPKAPRSITETQGRGVVPTEAEKQKAEEEARRKREEEEAEQRAREEEERRLEEEKRKNSPLNKLFRKTKNFFDQIMKEEGE; the protein is encoded by the coding sequence ATGGCAAAGGAATTTATTGTAGCAATTGAATTAGGGTCAACCAATATTATTGGTGTTGCTGGCAAGAAAAACATAGATGGAAGCATCTCAATTCTTTCAGTAATTAAAGAAGACTCCACCTCATGTATCAACAAAGGAGTCGTGTATAATATTGACAAAACAGTGCAATGCTTAACCAATATCATCAAACGTTTAGAGACATCTCTAAAGTCTAAGGTGGCTCAAGTGTATGTTGGTGTAGGCGGACAGAGCATAAGAAGCGTCAAGAATACATTGATTAAAGAACTTCCTTTAGATACTGTTGTAACCTTAGACATGGTAAATGAACTAATGGATGCAAACAGAAGCATGACTTATCCCGCACAAGAAGTCCTCGATGCAATAACTCAAGAATATAAAGTTGATGCACAATATCAACTCGACCCTGTTGGTATTCAATGCACAAGACTCGAAGCAAACCTTTTAAATATATTGTGGAAGAAATCTTTTTACCGCAATCTTAATAAGTGTTTCGATAATGCTGGCATCGCAATTGCAGAGATGTATCTTGCTCCATTGGCTCTAGCCGACAGCGTTTTAACCGATGCAGAAAAGCGAGTTGGCTGTGTTTTAGTTGATTTAGGTGCTGAAACTACAACCGTTTCAGTATACTATCGCAACATTCTCCGCCATCTAGCTGTTATCCCATTGGGTGGAAATAACATCACAATAGATATCGCATCACTTCAGATGGACGATGAAAATGCAGAAAAGATAAAGCTCAAATACGCTTCGGCTTATACTGATAGCAAAGATATTGACGAGAACTTAAAGTACTCAATCGATGAAGATAGACAAGTTGATAGCAAGACATTTATCGAGATTGTAGAGGCTCGTTTAGAAGAAATTATAAAGAATGTATGGTACCAAGTGCCTAGCGAATACACCGATAAGCTATTAGGTGGATTCATAATTACAGGTGGAGTATCAAACATGAAGAACATAGAAAAGGCGTTTAAACAACACACTGGAGTTGATAAGATAAGAATTGCCAACTTTGTTCAAGAGACAATTAACTCTAACATTCCTGAAATTACAGCACATAATGCAACTATGAATACCGTATTAGGATTGATTGCAAAAGGCGATATGAACTGTGCTGGCGACGAACTAACAAGCGATTTATTCGCAAAAGAAAATAATACAGAAACCACTTCTACTGCTGTAGAGGCACCAAAGGCTCCTCGTTCGATAACAGAAACACAGGGAAGAGGTGTTGTTCCTACTGAAGCTGAGAAACAAAAGGCTGAAGAAGAAGCAAGAAGAAAGCGTGAAGAGGAAGAAGCTGAGCAAAGAGCTAGAGAGGAAGAAGAACGCAGATTAGAAGAAGAGAAGCGTAAAAATAGTCCTTTAAACAAGCTATTCAGAAAGACAAAGAATTTCTTCGATCAGATAATGAAAGAAGAAGGAGAGTAA
- a CDS encoding GatB/YqeY domain-containing protein codes for MELFEQISNDIKDAMKARDKVRLETLRNIKKVFLEAKTAPGANDQLSDADALKILQKLAKQGKESATTFTQSGREDLAAHEIEQVKVIEAYLPKPLSNEEIEKIVANIISETGAQGMKDMGKVMGQASKQMAGKAEGGTISTIVKKLLS; via the coding sequence ATGGAACTATTCGAACAAATCAGCAATGACATTAAAGATGCAATGAAAGCACGTGACAAAGTGCGTTTAGAAACATTGCGTAACATTAAGAAAGTGTTCCTTGAAGCAAAGACAGCACCTGGTGCAAACGATCAATTAAGCGATGCAGATGCTCTTAAAATACTTCAGAAACTAGCAAAACAAGGCAAAGAATCTGCCACCACTTTCACACAATCGGGTCGTGAAGACTTAGCTGCTCACGAAATAGAACAGGTTAAAGTGATTGAGGCATACTTGCCTAAGCCTCTCTCTAACGAAGAGATAGAGAAGATTGTAGCTAACATTATTAGTGAAACAGGGGCACAAGGCATGAAAGATATGGGTAAAGTAATGGGGCAAGCAAGCAAACAAATGGCTGGAAAAGCAGAGGGCGGAACCATCTCTACCATCGTTAAAAAATTGCTTTCTTAA
- a CDS encoding RluA family pseudouridine synthase: MINDENISIDNDELLEDDEQQLYEHFRIVADEGQKPLRVDKFMFEKLQHSSRNRIQKAAEAGFVHVNDQPVKSNYKIRPNDVVTLMLDRPRHDNTIEAENIPLDIVYEDAELLVVNKPAGLVVHPGVGNFHGTLINAVAWHMKDDKNFDANSPEVGLVHRIDKDTSGLLVVAKTPNAKTKLGVQFFNKTTTRSYKALVWGHIAEDEGRIEGNIGRDPKDRQRMTVFSPDSGIGKPAVTHYKVIERFGYTTLIECILETGRTHQIRAHMKHIGHPLFGDERYGGKEILRGNRSSSYKSFVQNCFNICDRQALHAQTLGFVHPTTQKECHFTSPLPNDLDTMLNKWRVYIEGTNNDTFNN, from the coding sequence GTGATTAACGACGAAAATATATCAATAGATAACGACGAGTTATTAGAAGACGACGAACAACAACTTTACGAGCATTTTCGCATCGTTGCCGACGAAGGTCAAAAGCCTTTACGAGTAGATAAGTTTATGTTCGAGAAACTTCAACATAGTAGTCGAAACAGAATTCAAAAGGCAGCAGAGGCTGGTTTCGTGCATGTAAACGACCAACCTGTGAAGAGTAACTATAAAATTCGTCCCAACGACGTGGTTACTTTAATGCTCGATCGCCCTCGACACGATAACACTATCGAGGCAGAAAACATACCTTTAGATATTGTTTACGAAGATGCTGAATTGCTTGTAGTAAACAAACCCGCAGGACTTGTGGTGCACCCAGGAGTGGGAAACTTTCATGGTACACTGATAAATGCCGTTGCTTGGCACATGAAAGACGATAAGAACTTCGACGCAAACAGTCCCGAAGTGGGTTTAGTACATCGCATAGACAAGGATACTAGCGGTTTGTTGGTAGTGGCAAAAACTCCTAATGCCAAAACAAAGTTAGGTGTTCAGTTCTTTAATAAAACTACTACACGAAGCTATAAGGCTCTTGTTTGGGGACATATCGCTGAAGATGAGGGCAGAATTGAAGGCAACATCGGTCGTGATCCTAAAGATCGTCAACGCATGACAGTATTCTCTCCCGACTCAGGAATAGGCAAACCTGCCGTTACTCACTATAAAGTTATCGAGCGATTTGGTTATACTACGCTCATAGAGTGTATATTAGAGACAGGCAGAACACACCAAATACGTGCTCACATGAAGCATATTGGGCACCCTTTGTTTGGAGATGAACGTTATGGAGGTAAGGAAATACTTCGTGGAAACAGAAGCTCTAGCTACAAATCGTTTGTTCAAAACTGCTTTAATATATGCGACAGACAAGCACTTCACGCACAAACACTGGGCTTTGTTCACCCAACAACCCAAAAAGAATGTCACTTTACATCACCATTGCCTAACGATTTAGATACAATGTTAAACAAATGGCGTGTGTATATAGAAGGAACTAATAACGATACTTTCAATAATTGA
- a CDS encoding PASTA domain-containing protein: MESSEFIGKFKSRYLWLNILAMIGVVVLCLWGIKYGLSLYTHHGESIIVPHLKFKSYQEAEAQLKRLGLEVEVVDTGYIKTLPPDCILEQNPKGGERVKSGRIIYLTINSSKSPTITLPDVIDNSSLREAMVKLQSMGFKLTAPKQVPGEKDWVYGIMIGDRNVVAGEKIPVDKPLTILVGNGMRSASDSVSYVEPIYRNDNSQGNEGDDFEEIPVPGE, from the coding sequence ATGGAATCGTCAGAATTTATAGGTAAGTTCAAGAGTAGATATCTTTGGCTCAACATTCTCGCAATGATTGGCGTGGTGGTGCTTTGTCTTTGGGGGATAAAATATGGTTTATCGCTCTACACCCATCATGGAGAATCGATCATTGTGCCTCATCTTAAGTTCAAATCTTACCAAGAAGCAGAGGCTCAACTCAAACGTTTAGGACTTGAAGTAGAGGTGGTAGACACGGGTTATATCAAAACATTGCCTCCAGATTGTATTCTCGAACAAAATCCAAAGGGTGGCGAAAGGGTAAAATCGGGTCGCATCATCTATCTCACCATCAACTCTTCTAAATCTCCAACCATTACTCTTCCCGATGTAATCGACAACAGTTCCCTTCGTGAAGCAATGGTAAAACTACAGTCAATGGGCTTCAAACTCACTGCACCTAAGCAAGTTCCAGGAGAGAAAGACTGGGTTTATGGTATCATGATAGGCGATAGAAATGTAGTAGCAGGAGAAAAAATACCTGTAGATAAACCACTAACTATTTTAGTAGGAAATGGTATGCGCAGTGCAAGTGACAGCGTAAGCTATGTTGAACCCATATATCGTAACGACAATTCACAAGGCAATGAAGGGGATGATTTTGAAGAAATACCCGTCCCCGGAGAATAA
- a CDS encoding cell division protein FtsQ/DivIB: MQINVKKIVTILLDVALAVYLVFAFTSFNKPYATTTTCSKVQINVADGTTNGFIDAKEIKARLQKNKLFPLEKPMRYIDTRRIEEMLTKSPFVSTAECYKTQEGHVNITITQRMPVVRIKAQNGEDYYVDDKDCIMPNSHYTSDLIIATGPISRSFAQRYISPMSRTIINNELWQNLVEQINVLPNGGIEIIPRIGDHIIYLGQIPESRNREKRELLIKNFIDTKLSRLEKFYKYGLSQAGWNKYSYINLEFDNQIICKKRI, translated from the coding sequence ATGCAAATTAATGTAAAGAAAATAGTAACCATCTTGCTCGATGTTGCATTGGCAGTGTATCTTGTTTTTGCGTTCACATCGTTCAATAAGCCCTACGCAACAACTACGACCTGCAGTAAAGTGCAGATCAATGTTGCAGATGGTACTACCAATGGGTTTATAGATGCCAAAGAAATAAAAGCGAGATTGCAAAAAAATAAGCTATTCCCGCTTGAAAAACCAATGCGCTATATCGACACAAGACGCATTGAAGAGATGCTTACAAAAAGCCCATTCGTGAGTACGGCAGAATGTTATAAAACTCAAGAAGGGCACGTAAACATCACCATTACACAGCGAATGCCAGTGGTAAGAATAAAGGCTCAGAACGGAGAAGATTATTATGTAGACGACAAAGACTGTATAATGCCTAACTCACATTATACCTCTGACCTTATCATTGCAACAGGTCCCATCTCTCGTTCGTTTGCTCAAAGATATATTTCGCCAATGAGTCGCACAATAATTAATAACGAACTGTGGCAAAATCTTGTTGAACAAATCAATGTATTACCTAATGGTGGCATCGAAATTATACCAAGAATAGGTGATCATATCATCTATCTTGGTCAGATTCCAGAAAGTCGAAACCGTGAAAAACGGGAACTATTGATAAAGAATTTTATAGATACAAAGCTGTCAAGACTAGAGAAATTCTATAAATATGGATTGTCTCAGGCAGGCTGGAACAAATATTCTTATATCAATTTAGAGTTTGATAACCAAATTATTTGTAAGAAACGAATTTAG
- a CDS encoding endonuclease, translated as MKRILLFASIIALLSVWSTNTFAADRATIAKYYSSLKGLKKEELKKALGTLLRQHKTLGYGKGKGNVWDAFYTTDRKENNEVVNRYSSEKFTFPSTNNYQDVAGMNIEHSFPKSWWGKTENPANSDIHHLYPSPSKDNSQKGNFPMAIVTTVKHNSGAGYDKVGTGTIEGKTQNCWEPGDTWKGDFARSYMYMATTYSNLTWVKMGLVTNITGEYPTLKNWASTLYRQWSKNDKVSEIETKRNDAVYAIQGNRNPFIDYPFIAEYIWGDSVNVSFDPNKAITTASDDARYGSYAVTPSLPDAETTPSTPETTQDENVIYNLDIDNGWNTLEKNNITLPTGSTYVWTHDETHKVFKASAFVKKQRLASEALLITPEIDLTNYKDLTLDLEHALKFGNHENLSVEVVVDGTTEVLNIPVWGDGKSFKAVKATAVSLEKYAGKKVKLQFRYKSTTTNCPTWQIKSMNVKGTKVTTGINNTTNDAFAQPNFDEPYELFTIDGMKLDSNNSNYRGIVILKQGNKTWKMYKR; from the coding sequence ATGAAGAGAATTTTACTTTTTGCATCAATCATCGCACTTTTATCGGTGTGGAGTACTAACACTTTTGCTGCCGACCGAGCAACAATTGCGAAGTATTATTCGTCGCTAAAAGGATTAAAGAAAGAAGAATTAAAGAAGGCTTTGGGAACTCTTCTTCGCCAACACAAGACCTTAGGCTACGGAAAAGGAAAGGGAAATGTATGGGATGCCTTTTACACTACCGATCGAAAGGAAAACAATGAGGTTGTAAACAGGTATAGTTCTGAGAAATTTACCTTTCCTTCAACCAACAATTATCAAGATGTTGCAGGAATGAACATCGAGCATTCGTTTCCCAAAAGTTGGTGGGGAAAAACCGAAAATCCTGCTAATTCAGACATACATCACCTTTATCCAAGTCCTTCTAAAGACAATTCGCAAAAAGGAAACTTCCCTATGGCTATTGTAACTACCGTGAAACACAACAGTGGTGCAGGCTATGATAAGGTCGGAACTGGTACAATTGAAGGAAAAACACAAAATTGTTGGGAACCAGGAGACACCTGGAAGGGTGATTTTGCACGTTCTTATATGTACATGGCAACCACTTATTCGAACTTAACTTGGGTTAAAATGGGTCTTGTTACCAACATTACAGGTGAATATCCAACATTGAAAAACTGGGCAAGCACTTTGTATCGCCAATGGAGCAAGAACGACAAAGTGAGCGAGATTGAAACAAAACGCAATGATGCTGTATATGCCATTCAAGGCAATCGCAACCCATTTATCGACTATCCATTTATTGCTGAATACATTTGGGGCGATAGTGTGAATGTAAGTTTCGATCCTAATAAAGCAATAACCACTGCAAGTGACGATGCAAGATATGGTAGTTATGCGGTAACTCCAAGCTTACCTGATGCGGAAACGACTCCTTCTACACCAGAAACAACACAAGATGAGAACGTTATCTATAACTTAGACATCGACAATGGTTGGAATACTTTAGAGAAAAACAACATCACTCTCCCAACTGGTTCAACCTATGTGTGGACTCATGACGAAACTCATAAAGTGTTTAAAGCATCTGCTTTCGTGAAGAAACAAAGACTTGCGAGTGAAGCTTTGTTAATTACTCCAGAGATAGACTTAACAAATTATAAAGATCTTACACTCGATTTAGAGCACGCTTTGAAATTTGGTAATCATGAAAACCTAAGCGTTGAGGTGGTAGTTGACGGTACAACAGAAGTACTTAATATTCCTGTTTGGGGCGATGGAAAAAGCTTTAAGGCGGTGAAAGCCACAGCTGTTTCACTTGAAAAATATGCAGGTAAGAAGGTAAAGTTGCAATTCCGCTACAAATCAACAACAACTAACTGCCCAACATGGCAAATAAAATCGATGAATGTTAAAGGAACTAAAGTAACAACAGGTATCAACAACACCACAAACGATGCTTTTGCACAACCAAACTTTGATGAGCCTTACGAACTATTCACCATCGATGGTATGAAGTTAGATAGCAATAACAGCAACTACAGAGGTATTGTTATTCTAAAACAAGGTAACAAAACTTGGAAAATGTATAAGAGATAA
- the ftsZ gene encoding cell division protein FtsZ: MADNAFNDSGRVEFISAKKAKSIIKVIGVGGGGGNAVNHMYREGIHDVTFLVCNTDRQALEDSPIPDRLQLGDEGLGAGTNPIKGRTEAENSIEQIRAKLSDGTKMVFITAGMGGGTGTGAGPIVAKVSKEMDILTVGIVTIPFIFEGAKKIDQALDGVEEMAKNVDALLVINNERLREIYPSLGVLDAFGKADDTLSIAARSIAEIITEHGIINVDFQDVKNVLREGGVAIMSTGYGEGEGRLRKAIEDALNSPLLNDNDIYNSKKILLSIKISDDKDEKTKFTMEEMNEVHEFMGNITGDYESKFGLSVDPELGEKVKVTILATGFGMKDIDVVENHMNKKEAQEEAINNAKRQQEVAQKMMLRGKYYGGDVAHRNTKRNFNVFLFDSEDLSNEEIILEVEKIPTYKRSIKALEDIRRKLKKDPTNDNNEGQEPVQGLITFA; the protein is encoded by the coding sequence ATGGCAGATAACGCATTTAACGACAGCGGAAGAGTAGAATTTATATCAGCTAAGAAAGCGAAAAGTATAATAAAAGTAATCGGTGTTGGAGGTGGAGGCGGTAACGCTGTAAACCACATGTATAGAGAAGGAATTCATGATGTAACTTTCTTGGTTTGCAACACCGACCGACAAGCACTCGAAGACTCGCCCATTCCAGACAGACTTCAATTGGGAGACGAAGGTTTGGGAGCAGGAACTAACCCTATAAAGGGTCGTACTGAGGCTGAAAACAGCATAGAACAAATTCGTGCAAAGCTAAGCGATGGAACCAAAATGGTATTCATCACAGCCGGAATGGGTGGTGGAACAGGTACAGGTGCTGGTCCTATCGTAGCGAAAGTAAGTAAGGAAATGGATATTCTTACAGTGGGAATCGTTACCATTCCATTTATTTTCGAAGGCGCAAAGAAAATCGATCAAGCTCTAGATGGCGTAGAAGAAATGGCAAAAAACGTTGATGCTCTTTTGGTAATCAACAACGAACGCCTCAGAGAAATATATCCTTCGCTAGGTGTTTTAGATGCTTTCGGAAAGGCAGACGACACTCTTAGCATCGCAGCACGAAGTATTGCAGAGATAATTACAGAGCATGGTATTATCAATGTCGACTTCCAAGACGTTAAAAACGTGTTGAGAGAAGGCGGAGTTGCAATCATGAGCACTGGTTATGGTGAAGGAGAAGGCAGATTAAGGAAGGCTATTGAAGATGCACTTAACTCGCCTCTACTCAACGATAACGACATCTATAACTCAAAGAAAATCCTTTTAAGCATCAAGATTAGCGACGACAAGGACGAAAAAACCAAGTTCACTATGGAAGAAATGAATGAGGTTCACGAGTTTATGGGCAATATTACAGGTGACTATGAATCTAAGTTTGGTCTGTCGGTAGACCCTGAGTTGGGAGAAAAAGTAAAGGTAACCATTCTTGCAACGGGCTTTGGTATGAAAGATATCGATGTTGTTGAGAATCACATGAACAAGAAAGAAGCTCAAGAAGAGGCTATCAACAATGCTAAAAGGCAGCAAGAAGTGGCTCAAAAGATGATGCTTAGAGGTAAATATTATGGTGGAGATGTGGCACACAGAAATACAAAACGCAATTTTAACGTGTTCCTATTCGATTCTGAAGATTTATCAAATGAAGAAATTATTCTTGAAGTTGAGAAGATTCCAACCTACAAACGCAGTATCAAAGCACTCGAAGATATTCGTCGTAAGCTAAAGAAAGATCCTACAAACGATAACAACGAGGGACAAGAACCTGTGCAAGGACTCATCACTTTTGCATAA
- the murG gene encoding undecaprenyldiphospho-muramoylpentapeptide beta-N-acetylglucosaminyltransferase codes for MERNLRIIISGGGTGGHIFPAISIANAIKQLEPTANILFVGALGRMEMQRVPDAGYEIKGLPVCGFDRKHLWKNIKVLYKLWQSRRLAKAIIKEFKPNAAVGVGGYASGPTLNQCASLGVPYLIQEQNSYAGVTNKLLAKRASKICVAYEGMNRFFPNDKIILTGNPVRQNILQNNISKADARKVFQLDPEKKTILIIGGSLGARTINESILQHLSEIRNSDVQFIWQTGKVYKEAIAKQLEGEEPLANLHVTDFISDMASAYAAADMVISRAGASSISEFCLLGMPVILVPSPNVAEDHQTKNALALVNKQAAVYVKDAEAPEKLINTALSIINDESKLNELHQNILGMALKNSAERIAEEVLKIAKQ; via the coding sequence ATGGAAAGAAACTTGAGAATAATTATCAGTGGTGGTGGAACTGGTGGACATATCTTCCCTGCAATCTCAATTGCTAACGCCATAAAGCAGTTAGAACCCACTGCAAACATTTTGTTTGTAGGTGCTTTAGGACGTATGGAAATGCAACGAGTGCCCGACGCTGGATATGAGATCAAAGGTTTACCTGTATGCGGTTTCGACAGAAAACACCTATGGAAAAACATAAAAGTGCTTTATAAACTCTGGCAAAGTCGCCGTTTAGCAAAAGCTATCATTAAAGAGTTTAAACCTAATGCGGCTGTTGGTGTTGGAGGTTATGCCAGTGGTCCAACGCTCAACCAATGCGCTTCGCTTGGCGTTCCCTATCTCATTCAAGAACAAAACTCCTACGCAGGTGTAACAAACAAGCTGTTAGCAAAGCGTGCAAGCAAAATTTGTGTGGCGTATGAAGGTATGAATCGTTTCTTTCCAAACGACAAAATAATACTTACAGGCAATCCTGTTCGTCAGAATATCTTGCAAAACAACATTTCAAAGGCAGACGCTCGCAAAGTATTTCAGTTAGATCCTGAAAAGAAAACCATCTTAATTATTGGCGGAAGTCTTGGTGCTCGAACCATTAATGAGAGTATTCTGCAACATCTTAGCGAAATAAGAAACAGCGATGTGCAATTTATTTGGCAAACAGGAAAGGTGTATAAAGAAGCAATAGCAAAACAATTAGAAGGCGAAGAGCCTCTTGCTAATCTTCATGTCACCGACTTTATTAGCGATATGGCCTCTGCTTATGCTGCAGCCGACATGGTTATTAGTCGTGCAGGTGCAAGCTCTATCAGCGAATTCTGCCTTTTAGGTATGCCAGTGATATTGGTTCCAAGTCCTAATGTGGCTGAAGATCATCAAACGAAGAATGCTCTTGCCCTTGTAAACAAGCAGGCGGCAGTGTATGTTAAGGATGCAGAGGCACCCGAAAAACTTATTAATACAGCGTTGTCAATTATCAACGACGAGAGCAAACTAAACGAATTACATCAAAATATCTTAGGGATGGCACTCAAAAACTCGGCAGAACGCATTGCTGAAGAGGTGCTAAAAATAGCAAAACAATAA